The DNA window ATCCGCCAGCTGGTGCTCTCAACAATTTCGGCAAGCGCGGCCCTCGCCGCCTGCGCGGCCATGGACTGTCTGATCGCCTCAACACGATGCGCCTCCGTGATAGCCCTAGCCTCCTGCACATCTGCCTGCAGCATCTCGATAACCTGCATCTGCTCGGCCATAGCAATTTGCAGATCCGCCTCTCGCTTAACGCGCATTTCAGCCACTGCAAGTTGCTCTTGGTAGTCGCTGGCCCGCAAGAACCAGTGATGGGCATTACTGAGGGACTCGTTGAGCCTTGCCTGGAGATTCAAACCGCCATCGCGTAGATTCAGGAGCGTGCGCTGATAGATCTGGCCAGCGCCCTCCTGCTTAGAAGCGAGCAACTCCCAACCGTGGTGAACTTCTCCACATGGCTTTCCAAGCGCACCTTGCAGCGCGGAGAAGCTCCATTGCGCCTGCGGAAGATCTAAGACGATCCGGAAGGCATCCCGATAGCGAGAGGGCAGCGAGGCAACATCGAGCAACGGATTCCGGACAGGATCAGGTACTGAAATATCTCGATCAAATATCTCACGCAGCGTGATCAGGAGAGAGAGGATGAGATTGTCCGGCCAGACGCAATCCCGCGGATCTTTCGAAATAGCGCCGTAATCAATCAAACTGACGCCCCCACTCTCGCCAACAAGCAGATTCCAGCAACGAACATCGTTATGGTAGAGCCCTGCAGACTCCAGTGCCACGAGCTGCCCAATCAACTCGTCCGCCACGGACTCACCGGAAAAAGAGGCACCCTCCGCCATCAATTCCGACAGCAACTTACCTGGGAGTTGCTCGCGCAGTAGCCAGACGTCCCGCCTATCGACCTCATGCCCTATTAAGCGCGGAACTCTGATGCCCGGCGGCGGCGAGCATAGAAAGTCCATCTCCCGTTCAAACTCTGTCCGATTCGGCGCTTCCAGCAAAGGATTAAGCAGCGACATCCTCTTGAGCATAACGCCCTCGCCAAAATAGTAACGACGAGTTCCCATGTGGCTGCTCGAGGCATGCGCATGGGAAAGTGATCGCCAACTCGTGAACTCACGGAAATCGTCCCCAATCATCCAGTAGCGATTACTCGCATAAAAGATGGGCCGGACAATGTCCGAAAGATGTGTCTTCTGAAAAGAGGTGAGTTTGGTGAGCGCGTAGTCTCGCAGGAGGTCCGCTGGCTCCTGCGGCTGGGCATCAGCCCAATATAGGGGCTCATCACGAACCGCCATTTCATAAATTGCGACTGGAATGCGACTCGCGATACCGCCGATCAAATCCGCAACCGCATCCGTTCCGTGCTCGTGCACGAGATGATGGAATACACTCAGCCCCAGGACGAGATCATACT is part of the Pseudoxanthomonas sp. JBR18 genome and encodes:
- a CDS encoding methyltransferase domain-containing protein; protein product: MTDPLLPTALSIIDLVAALPEKYQPIFGHPELSGDSARDCAERLQLILRVSDHLEGALGRPARVLDLGCAQGFFSLSLAVRGCTVYGVDFLERNIAVCQALAREQGLENTVFAHGRIEDVIACLKDNEYDLVLGLSVFHHLVHEHGTDAVADLIGGIASRIPVAIYEMAVRDEPLYWADAQPQEPADLLRDYALTKLTSFQKTHLSDIVRPIFYASNRYWMIGDDFREFTSWRSLSHAHASSSHMGTRRYYFGEGVMLKRMSLLNPLLEAPNRTEFEREMDFLCSPPPGIRVPRLIGHEVDRRDVWLLREQLPGKLLSELMAEGASFSGESVADELIGQLVALESAGLYHNDVRCWNLLVGESGGVSLIDYGAISKDPRDCVWPDNLILSLLITLREIFDRDISVPDPVRNPLLDVASLPSRYRDAFRIVLDLPQAQWSFSALQGALGKPCGEVHHGWELLASKQEGAGQIYQRTLLNLRDGGLNLQARLNESLSNAHHWFLRASDYQEQLAVAEMRVKREADLQIAMAEQMQVIEMLQADVQEARAITEAHRVEAIRQSMAAQAARAALAEIVESTSWRMTSLLRHSLTSVRRFYRSPGDFARGYMVRVIQSLSATPRLWRLTNRFLKLFPSLHSRLRAFVSRRGLLVPSAEPISPVFGGLGQVGSFGGVGNESASALSARGEHILERVRSAARVKEAE